In the genome of Ziziphus jujuba cultivar Dongzao chromosome 10, ASM3175591v1, the window ctttttaattaattttttaattgttttctttgcgcctataattttattaatatcagATATTCTATAATCGCCATGGTAAAAGCGTTTGAAAGTGGAGAAATTTTCTAAAAGAACATTATTTACTATTCCATAGGAAGGTGaaaagaggaagatgatgaaagTCTATTTTCGTGTCAAATCCCAATACATAATTCATTGCTTTGTTAGAAATTGATTAcgattaatgataataatacaaCATTAAAATAAAGCATTTGAAATCAATAGTATTGGATTAAAGTAATCTAAACTTTCAACTTAATCTTTCTCTCTACCTTTATATGGATGCTAATATTTATAGACTCTCATATtcaacaacaaaagaaaaagaaaaaaaaaaagttgcgcATGATTATACAAATTCTGGTATGTTTTTATTGTGTTAATTAAAGGCACATCTTCtttaataaatgcattttacataccatatatatagtttcattttcttgtagggagtccaaaatatttttggacaacCATATCCTGCAGTAAATTATTTTGTGGGAcatgtaaatttaatttttttttttttttggtttgtaaaaaaatagaatttaacATGTAAAATCTATTTCAACATCCAACGACACATTGCAGGATATTAGCACATTGTGTTGTTTAGGTGATATCCTGGACAATGAAACCAGTAGAATATGTTTTTCGTTTGGTTAAATAGTAGTTCAAGATGGCTATCTTGCTGGGGCCAACAACATGGGCTTGTCACCATGTGTAACATTGAAAGGActggactttttatttatttatttatatatatatatatatataatttattttaatgaatgcGAAAGGAATGGAATATGTTCAGGTTGAACTATTCCATGTGAATCTACATAGGAGACCTCACCCTAGCATAATTTTAATACTACAATTAAATCATATTGTATCATCAATATATGAAGAAATGATTGAGAATATCactgaaaaaacaaagaagaagaaatgattgagaaatcaagcttgaaaaaaaataaataaataaaaagaagaaatggtACATATGAAGGGGTCCACAGTGACACATAACATTAAAAATGCATGCTAAGAAAGCATGCTCTAACAGTAGagactaaatattattaaaagaagGTAGCTAAGGAGATTAAAAGggaaataagattttttttttaaataaaatctaaaaatttagtGGGTATTGTGGCTAATAATAGGTATAGGAGAAAGTTTAATCTAAGGACATTTGGGTCCTCCGCTCTTGGTCTTCCAGTTATTGTAGCAAGGGCAAACTTGCTTGTTTCCATAAGTACCAGGAGGAACACATAAGCATTTGGCACAGCATTTTTGGCAGAACAACATACATGGCTTCTTGTAAGCTGTGGCCGAGCACCGTGCAGTGCATCGAGGTGAGCACTCTGCAACCAAAAACTTACTCCGttagtcttcttcttcttcttccctttttatttttttttaattttttttaaaggaaaaaaaaaaaaaactgctatatagagattttattaatttgatataaaattgaGTTGCACAACTTAAAAGTTTATAAAGTATATTTTGTTTGGGCTTGATTTTCATTGTTCTGGTTGTTAGATTTTGTAAACTATGCTCTTAAATGGTGTCTTTAATTATACAAAATCAGCATAATGAAAAAATGTATCAATTTGTTATTGAATTTGGGCCAATTTGGGCCTTCTGTGTGAATAAGAGATGGTGACCTACCTTGAGGACGAAGGCTTCCTTGTGTGGTACCGTACTGAAATCAATCCATAGAACTCAGAAAATGTTAGCCATAAAAACTTAAGAGAAAGGGTATAAAGAACAGTGTATGTTTTGGTGATTAACAGACTAAGAAAAGGTAAAATGATgcgtattattaattattaaactgGTCTAACCATTGGGTGATTTGCTTGTCCTTTTTGTTGAGCTGCTGATATTTCTACCTTATAAGCCTGCAAAATTCAAATGAGAAAATCAGTAAGAACATATACTAAAAACATAATTTGTACGTCTTGGCTACAAAATAACTCTCTATTTCTCCCTCTGATTTGGCCACATGATTAACTAGTGAGGGTTGGATTAGTTTACTAGTATAAAAGATCAAAAGGAGAATAATATAGTAAAAGAGTGAAAAAGATGGGATCAACTACAAGCTGGGCTGAAACTATATGACCGACAACCCCCAGAAGGAGCAATCTTCTATAGGAGTTAAAAAGTCCTTTCAAGGACAGAAATTTAGGGGCCAATTTGGCATCTTATGCATTTTTCCACCACTGTCATAGGGTAATATACCCTACAAACCCCTTCTTTGGCTCTAGCTGACCCATCTATTAAGGTTAAACCAATGTTTACTATTTTGCTTTCAAAATAACTAGGAAGAAAAATGACAAGAAGATACTCCAAGCCCTTGAAGGCTTTAAGCAGAGTTAGAAGTTTAAAAAAAGATGCCAAAAGCtcattagattttttttcctaCCTGTATTTCTGCTATGAAAACAATCATGAAAGCCACACATAACATGAAGATGCTTAATCGTCTAGccattttctttgttgttggaaacttgaataaaaaaaaaagagtaatacTCAAAAGCAGTGTGAGAAACAGAGTAGTTTTGATGTATGGAGTGGTATTAAAGTGGAGAAGGAATATGAGGGTATTTATAGGCAGTTGCTATATAGTTGAGGGATTACTACATATGCATTTGTCTCAAAACCGATTCAGCCATGTTCAATACCCTTCTCATGAATTGTCATGACATTAAGAGTTACGTGACAAATCGTTctgtttgtttttaattgacATAACTACCCTTTTAACCTATCGGAGCCGAGACATGGCATTTATTTGATGAAGATGACAATCGATCCTTTCTGGTGAGTTTTCCTATATACACAAAAAGTGAAGgtttcaattattaattatttacctGCTTCTTCTGCCACATAGTACCACAATTTAAAGGGGTATGAGATAGATCATTCACATCTATATCTAAGAGATTGTGGGTTTAAAATACCaagataaaaagataaattattgtaaatgacccccaaaaaaaaaaaaaaaagtaaaagaccAACAGTATCTGTAGCTGCCTATGCTTTTAGTGGGCAATGTTTTAACCTGTCCGTTTTCTTACATCATTTACTTGCTCATTCTCTGTGTTTTTGTTACTTACACTTGCTTTGTTTTACTCTGACACAATTTCTATTACCTTAAACTTTTAACAATTGATGATAACTTAACATGGTAGAATAATCTAACCCTTCTGTATTTGATATTGTGTTTGAATCATTTTCCGTATTTTCTCATTCTATTAAGGGAATGATaaagtgttttttatttttttatttttgtcagtttagcatataaaattaattcttCCTGTTAACTAAAGCTTTTTTAACTAGGTGGTAatttaatagaaaatgaaatCACCCCAAGTAAGTCTTTTTCTTTGGATCCTTTTTTCAGaacaataatatcaacatgTTTGTTAGGATATGGTAAATGTCGTTTTGGAAATAGGTATGGTTCGTAGCAGTACTTGCTACACTTACTATGAGTTGGTTGCGATGGTAGTGTAAAagggtaattttatttatttatttatttattttttgggttcagTTTACTGAACTTTGAAATTGGCAAAGGTCCAAAAAAGTAATTACCCTACAACAAAATGTGGGGACTTGTATTTTCAAGTCTCTTATCTCATCCatgtgcaaaagaaaaaaacagttgGGTATAGATAGGCCCATTGCATGTTTAAAGCACATGCCTGCCTATCTTGGTCTTCAGAGGGACCCTCCATATGCTTTTAGCAGACAAACAAAGCAACTTACACAGACCAGTGCACAATGAGAGGTTGATATACTTGGTAtcctatttttaaaaataataataataaaaaaaagagctgGATATGAGCTTACATAATCACCACAGAACTCCCTTTGTCATTCAATTTTTTGATGAGCTTAATCAAGTTGTAACTGAAAACATTTATTTTGCTCATATTTCCTCACTTTTTGGGCAAAagaattttgtactctttgaaTTAGAGTGTATTCTTCTTTCACATATCTATACGTTAGAACTCACATTCACCAAAAATACATATGGAACTCACATGTAAAGCCAGCTTTACACGTAGCTGATTTAGTTTCTAAATTTTCCTCCTATGTTTCTTATGTTCGGACACTTCCTAAAGATATTGCCGATGGTCTATCTGCGGATATCTTAGGAAATGGTCTGCCTCTCAGCCTCTGTAATTCCTCTTTTGAGGTTTTTGTGCCTAATGCAGtaattattacccaaaaaatatatatgtaaaaccagCTTTTCATCAGTTCACTTCAAGATCTGTCTCTTCCAATATGACTTGTCtttcctcttttatttatttatttattcatattttcttttattattattattatttttttggtgataaaCTTCTCTTTTTCTCGATTGGACTTTATAAGTGTATAATTTATAAAGACTAAATAACacatcatcatattttttttgaaacaagaaTAGCCATTACAATTGGTATGACTaaaaggcaaaaagaaaaaattaaaatgttggaGAGTTCATTCATTTGCTTTGTAGAAGTTAATCTAGTTTATATAAATTGTATCTATCTCAAAGagagaacctttttttttctctttttttttttagcttactTTTTTAGCGCGTGATGAACAACCCAAAAATCAAGCCGCGATGGCAAATGCCCGACATATAAAGAATTAGAGCTTAATCATGGTGTGTCCACATCATTAAAGTCACCATCACCACCATCTTATCAAATAATTGGTATGCAATTTGTATAAATCTAGCCCCTTTTAAGGCCATTTCAGTCGAGCATAATTTGACATGTTATTTCTATATATGCAAGTTCAACTCCAACTCAACAAATTCAATATCCATGTTGAAACTTGCCTGAGAAAACCCAATTCCAAATACAAGACCTTGAGAAAAAATTGTGTATAATGCCCAGTAACTAACTCAATCGAATGAAAAAGTTTCACAAAGAGCCACCCTTTTAGACTTGGGCCGGATGATAAGCGTCTTATGTCTTCCACTCTTCttggttcaaaatattattaattcaaaattatgctgtctttgcaaaattcattatttatttatttactttttaaatgcaacacttcacacacacacacacacacacacacacaaaagccTACAATACTTGATGCTTTtatgagaaatattttttttttttgacctaaggaaaaaaagaaaaaaaaagaagaagcaacaaTTGACGTTTTTATTAGGATTGTAGAATAAAGTTTTGGCAATtgctttattaaaaatatatttttagttaaaAGCATTTAATCGTTAAATATAGATTATCTATTAGAATGTTATGATAGATATTAAAactctaaaaaaacaaattaaatcttgttaaatttatataaatttcaaatgtatATTTCAAATCTATACTCTTAAATAGATCTAAAAGCTACTAAAGAAAACCCTAATATGAGAATTTTTGTTCAGATTATACTCGTTAGTTTTTGATTTGTTAAGAACTAAATTTTCACATTATGTTGGACACCTGCTGATATAGGAAGCGAAAGTTACCGTCTATGCAATTAAGAATgtagattttaaatcattaattgatGTTTCACTCTACACTTACTACATCAGCAAATTCTCATCTTATATTGGGATTAATagattatcaataatcatatatataaatattatataaaatgtaatcCTTCATTTCTTTCCACTTTCTTCAACTTTTTTCCCCTCAATATTTGGCCTAGTATTTTACcccactattattattattattattttttttttatctcacttGTATGCCCTTTGCATTAAACATGCATTAAATTATTCATTTCAAATCAAAGTGTGACAAACCAGCAATGCAAATTTAAGAACAAAAGTAATGCATATTCCTTATAGTTATATATTTAAGCAATGGCGCTCTAAAAACCAGTAATAATATTATGCATGAATTATGATATTATGTCTATGGCTTATATTAAAGACCAtaagaagcatatatatatttatatatatatatatataacccaatACTTCTTAATGCCATATCTATTAAATCACCATCTACTTTCTTATGCTAGTAATTTCGAATGAGCAAGTAGGGGGCAACAACTAAAGAGGTAGCAAGACTGACTGCAATTGTAGGAATAGCTTGACTTTCATTTTTGATTCAAAAAGTTATAGCTAATAGTAAGTGAGTCCAATAATGTATATCaaacttatttttaatatacattctCATGTGTAAGTCCATTATCAAGAAGAAAGAGATTGGACACACATAATAAGATAGAAATTGGGCTTTTACATATGCTAAATAATGCACACAACAAttcaatacaaatacaaattcaaatGGGATACCAAGAATCGAATACAAGACCTCTCAACGatgtatatcaaatttattttcaaataaaccCATTAATAAAGAGGAAAGAAACAAGACCTTACACGTGCCAAATAATGCAAGTAACAATTCAACACATAGAAATTCAAATGGGCCAACAAGGATCAAACACAAAATCTCTTGATCACAAGCCTTTGATACCATGTTAAATCACTATCTATTCCAAGAGCTATAGCTAGTAGGAAGTAAGCCCAATAGTACATATCAAGCTTGTTTTCAATAACATCTTGATCATTTTAGTTCCAATAACTTGTTAACCAAGAAAAGGGTGTCACTGCAAAGGAAATGGCAGATAGGGACAGTTCCGGGCTTCACTTTAAGCTGCTGAAAGGCTGCATGTTTAGGGTTCCAAGATGATGTATCAGAGTGACAAACAGCAATTGCAACATCATCTTCTTGCTGATGCTGCATCTTCAGTGGAACCCTATAAGCCTTTGTGTCCTGGATGTCATGGCAGTAGAACACCGCATAAACATAGTTCAGCTTGTGGCACGCTACTGACTTGTCTCCAATCCTCTGTGTTCCTCTTCCTATGGTATATCTTTGTGGCTCTTCTTCCTGTATCCCGGTCGTGAAAATCTCTATCTTGTTCCCTAGCTTTGAAACTCCAAAATCAACTAGGGATTCTAATGAGGTTGCACAGTACTCGTCTTCACATTTTATGGCTGGTGCCTCACACAACTTGAGTGAGTCTTCCATTGCTTTTGCTTCCAAGGATTCAGGTTTGATAGAGAAGTGGGTCAGATCTCCGGTAGCTTTGTAGTTGAGAAAAGGAATGGATTCTGAAACTTAGCGAGGTAGGAATTTTGccaagttgttggttttgggaAATATTAACTTCATTTTTTCACCTTCATGCAGATAGGTTTCAAAGAAGAGTCTTGACATCGGAGTGAATAACATTCCTGCCGGTTGCATAGGATACTCTAACTGGTCATTGACTTCTAAGTCCATTccacttttttataaattatcctCGCCAAAGCCTACAAAACTGTTTTCACTTGCACCTACAGtgatatattatttctttttttgttttagtcttCATAATCATGAATGTATCTGATCTGCAAATGATATATATGAaactaagaaatatattattatcattttttgttgttttattatgaatttatactttacatgcatatatatatataagtctgtGTAACATCATATGATcgcccccccccaaaaaaaaaaaaaaaaagaaaactctgtacaacataataaaattttttaatttgttaaatatttgtttttaaaacagAATTATATATTCGATCaccaaaatttttttcaataaaattatgtaaatatttgatactttatcaaaatttttatgtgTTAACCAATTGACTGGCTGCTGAAGGATATATGAATAAGCCCACATATTAAGGCAGCTGTCAAAGATGAATCCCGTGTGGGATAAGGCCATACGCTTGCTCTATTGTGGTTTCAACTACTTTtctgaaattattttgaaaagcaATTATATATAACCAGTCCCATTCTCTTGGCTAGTGGTGCCTAAGATATCATTGGCGACATATATCCGATAATATGCTGTGGGTTGTGTAAGCTTTATTTTTACATCATATGCAACATATTGCGTCATCCAAAATATCCTAGGCTAGGGGTGGGCTTGAGCAGAGGGCTACAAGATTGAGAGATCAAGGGAGGACAACTTGAAACATGGAGGAAAGACCAACCGGATCTAAAGGGTAAGTGGTTGACAGTTGAAAACATAGGTAAAACAAGAAGAGAGGCGAATGGAGACTAGATATGTAGTAGTTGACAGAGCGGTGGGAGATGCTGTTCAAACTTAGGGTATATATGGAGTTACTGGTGAGAGAAGCGCCAACAAGTTCAAACATATCTAGGTTGAGAAGAATATTTCTAGTATTCTGGAGTACGTGCTCCTTCTTCTAATATAGGAGTGTGGTTTATATGTGTGGACCAATGATGGATCCACAAATTTTGTTTTGGGGGGGCGTGGTTGAATGATAAAATATACGTTTTAAAGTGATAGTAATATAAATTGTTACGTTAAACTAATaactatgtattttttaaagtttaatgaATTCTGAGTTAGGATTTATTTGCTActattttgaacaaattaaaatgaactttattttcttgaaacttctatgtaaaattaaaaggataaccatataaaggggaaaaaaaaagcaacttctatttaaaattaaaatagggaTTTTGACCAAATAGGCACCGATAATTATATAAGAACGGAAAATTTAAGTTGAATAATgttataaaacaattttacatTGGTAAAGTGAGAGTTTCAAGCCCAATATCCGGTGGCACATCCCTCATACAAGCACCACCTGACAAAGGGGGAACGGGGAAAGCTATAAGCCCAAAACCTTCGACCCTTCTTTCTAAATGGGGGTGCCCGGAGCAGCTCATCTTGTCATTTCATCGTTGCTCATTCCCGGTAAAGGaaaatttaacattttccaaaaaaatattttataatatataaaatatatgatttcaGGACACTATTTTATAGAGAGATATTTTGAGAGGGGgcactatttattatttttaaagaaatatttttaaaaaaatagaaaacatataaaatatattttttaaaaattgaggatAGGGACTTGCCTCCGGAGCTCAAGCTAGATCAGCCTATGGTGTGAACCCTACCCTTATATTAAAGAGGAGCATGTGCATGAGAAATATTGTAGTTTTTTGGGTtgggtttctctttttttttttttttttttttttgaataaatttaagTTGACTTTCTTTCAAATTGGAAAGTTTTAATCgattaggatttaaaattttacatttaaattgtAACGACAAATGTGGGCGGATATAAGAGGCAATGGTATATTACTTAGTATCCAATCCCATATTGTTTGAGTATGGAATAAGAgataattcaaatgtaatgatagtcacaTTTATAACGCTGAGGCATTTTCAGAGTGGTTTGCTTCAGGATTTAAAAGAATTCCGAAATTAAGCATGTTCATACAAGAGTAGTCCAAAGATGGATGACCTCTTGgtaagattttgaaaaaaaaaaaaaaaaatctcatatcgaATGCGTGGCTAAATTAGTGATAATGTTGGCAGAGACAAATTTACCATTGGAAATGGGATGTTACAATAGATCAGAGCTTGTACCCGGTCGGTTGTGTACCAATGATCGGAAGTGGACCAACGAGGACACTGGGCTCCAAGGGGGGTAGATTGTGACAACCAATGTGATGAGTACAAGAGTAATTGATAGGCTACCTGATCTCCAATCCTACATTGCTCGGGTATGGAATGGGAGATGATCTAAAGGTAATGATACTTACTCTAATAATGCAGAGGACTTTTTAGCTTAGTTGACTTCAGGGTTCAAAAAAACTTCAAAGttaaacatgctcatgcaaaagTAGTCCAAAGATATGTGACCTCCTAAAAAACTTTGAACAAAAAACTCCATATTGGACAAAGAGTGATAAGTTTACCAGTAGAGGCTGCAAGAGTAATCTAAAGATGGATGACTTATTGGGAAGTTTTAAACAAAAAACTTCATACCAAATACGGTGGCTAAATTGGAAACAATGTTGACAGAGAATAATAGGTCTATCATAAAAGTATAGTGttagaaatggtatcagagcttatACTCAATCCGAAGTGTGCCACGAAGGATATTAGGCTCCAAGGGGGATAGATTGTGACAACCAATGTGAATGGAAGCAAAAAGAACTGGCAGGCTATTTTCTAATCCGACATTGCCCACCTTTTCAGCCTGGTTGGCTTCCGAAAGAACTTTAAAGTTAAGTGTGTTCAGATAAGAGTAATTCAAAGACAATGATCTCCTgggaaattttgaataaaaaatttcataccaaGAAGAGTGTGATAGGCCACTATTAGAGACATGATGTTACATAAATTGAACCGTGCAATAAGTGATTTCAAGGAAATGATCATATAAGGAAAGGACCACAATACACATGACTCCATAACCAATAAAAGCCATATGTATTAGAAatactgaatatatatatatatatatatattgcttgctaTTTTGGTTGGTTCAGGTTGGGCAGAGGTTAAAAATTCTCCTCCCTGACAATCTAACcaagaattttgttttttacatTATAATAACAGAATTGTATCGAAtttggaagggaaaaaaaaaaatccaacccaaATAGGACCAACTAGTTTGGGTTGGTTGCTTTTGCCAATTTAGTTTGGATTTTGCCTACTCCTATCTTGAACTTCATCGTTCAAAAGAATATTTCTCTACATATAACTatcaagtttttgtttttttggaaaagAGGCCAAAGTTTAgaattattttgtatttgtgAACCATATATAGAAttgtattttagatttttatttatttgataacaACATTTGCTAATTTCATTGGCTGAAAAATAATTTCTCCACTACATACATCATAAGTTTATAGGGTAAatttgttagagaaaaatataaatcaaatgaaagctCACCTTCTATTACCTTAACCTTTTGGGATCAGTGATAATTCAACGTGGTATCAAAGCCAGAGATCCAAGAAGTATTgagttcaaaactcaacaacttcatccaaaataaataaataaatgaagaaacATGTATGCACCAAGaaagaaaacccaaaagaaACGGGCCTACATTTGAGACAGAGTATTAGaggaaaatataaatcaaatgaaagctTACCTACTTAACCTTTTGAGATCAGTGATAATTCAACTAAATTCCATTTAGACCCTTTTagtttatcataattatatttagaatacatgcttttgaaaaatcatcactaaactttttttagttttctagaATCATCAAAATAGACACATCGGTcaatttttactaattaattttaatagttaaaagccaaaaagatatcaaaattagtatattataattgaataatattgtgaaaatacaattttagcctctaattattaaaattaaccaGTAAAAACTGAGAAATGGGAGAttagttataatttttcaaaaatataggtTATGTATAATTAAGGCAAAGCTAAAaggtctaaatgaaatttttcttaaattcatAACAATGAAAGGgagaaaaaccaattaaaaaatttattcatcACATTATCCAAAAGTTCTTGTACAGATATATCTAGTAAAATTTTGATACGGTTATCAAGGATTTTGTAAGAGACTTATAACAATCTCTCATGAAGGAAATCACGAATGAATTTTGTTTGAGACACAATTAAAGACAATGGTTTACCTAGAAACTATTGTCTATTATAGATTATATGGATAATGATCTTTATAAGAATCGTCATCTGTACTAGTGTTCCAAACAAAATTCATCCATGATTTCTCATATGAGAGAataattatatgtttatatatacacacacacatatatatatatatatatatatatatatatatatatatatatatatatatatatatatttatccactTTGGAAAACTAATTGAACTTTCACACATTCTATAATCTTAATAGGCTTTGTAACATGTCGAATCTCCTCATGAAGAGTCTCCAATTAAGGAAGAATgtttaaataacaatataagGATATTTTCAAGGGCTTTCCCATGCAAGGTCATCTTCATTGGTCACGATGCGGCCGAGTGAGGTAAGATGTTGAATATCAAGAGGAGAATGTAGATCCTCAATTTTGTAAAGACGGAGATCATTCAGATTGGAGAAATTAAGGAGGAAAAGAGAAATTTGATGATgatcctctcttttcttttttctttttttctttttctttttttcaatttactgAAATTTGAAATTGGCAAGGTCCTAAAAGTAATAACCCCACAACAAAATGTGAGGACTTGTATTGTCAAGGTCTTATCTCATCcatgttcaaaagaataaaaatagttGGGTACAGACAGGCCCATTTGCACGTAAAAAAGCACATCTTGGTCTTAGAGGGAACacaaccatttatttaaaaaattacaatttatggAAACGATGGAATCAATTTCTATCAGGCATTCAGATTCAAAAGGGTATTCTTTGATGAAGTGAGATTGGTTATCTTGGTATAAATCATTTATACTTATACCTAAGAGATTATCGATATTGATGCTAGAtcgtgaaaaaaatattttaaataatcaaacaagAATATTCTTCTGACTCTGTTGAATTACCGGAATTACTCTCATTCTAGATTTGGATAATGCTTCCACATCACATATGCTTTTAGCAGACAAAAAAGCAACTTACACTGATCAGTGCATAATGAGATATCGATATACTTGTTAtccttttaataaataatataataaaaaattggtgGATATATGCTTAAATATATAACCACCACAAAACTCCGTTGGCTATTCAATTTTTTGATAAGGCTGTTCAAGCTGaagttaaatacatttattttgctcatatttcattctaatttgttGTTAGAAAAAGTTTTGGTTTGCATTCACATCTGTACATATTGAACTTACATGTAAGTTTAGGGTGATTTATCTCTTACATATTATTTCCATGCAAGTTTTAAGCCTACAAGTTCAATACTCATGATGAAACTTGCCTACAATTGCAAATAGAAGACcttgaacaaaaaaattgtgtttataaAGCCCAGTAACAAACTcaagtaaaattttctaaaatatgtgaacggaaaaaaacccaaaaagaagaagaagaagaaagtataGGGCTTTTACTCATTTCACATAAAAATGTAGTCTGCAGAGCAATTTAGGTCTCTTATTTAGGTCGTGTGAAAGAAGCCCtcaatctaaaaaaaataaaaaataaaataaaatgtcgcGAAGAGCTACTTTTTTAGACATGGGCCGGATGATAACCCAGGAATCTATGTCTTCCTAGTTCAAAATTATGCTCTCCTTgcaaaattcaatatttaaacCGCAACACTTGACGATTTTATTAAAAACCTTTCACCTACTGATCTAGCAAGAGAAGGTTGCCAGTTCCTCAGTTAAGATTCTAAATCTTAATCATTAATTGATGTGTCACTTTTTACACTTTTTATATTTACTATATCAGCACAATACATTCTTATCTTATGTTGGATTAGTAGATTCATAAcaaccatatatgtatataatatatatatgatcgaTATAAAAATCCATTTCTTTCCACtttcttcaacttttttttctcAATGTTTAGCCTAATATTTGTTCGCTTGTATGCATGCCTTTTGCATTGAACATGCACTGAACTTGTACATTTTCATTCAAAGTGT includes:
- the LOC125419900 gene encoding protein GAST1, translating into MARRLSIFMLCVAFMIVFIAEIQAYKVEISAAQQKGQANHPMYGTTQGSLRPQECSPRCTARCSATAYKKPCMLFCQKCCAKCLCVPPGTYGNKQVCPCYNNWKTKSGGPKCP
- the LOC125419909 gene encoding LOW QUALITY PROTEIN: BURP domain protein RD22 (The sequence of the model RefSeq protein was modified relative to this genomic sequence to represent the inferred CDS: substituted 1 base at 1 genomic stop codon) — its product is MDLEVNDQLEYPMQPAGMLFTPMSRLFFETYLHEGEKMKLIFPKTNNLAKFLPRXVSESIPFLNYKATGDLTHFSIKPESLEAKAMEDSLKLCEAPAIKCEDEYCATSLESLVDFGVSKLGNKIEIFTTGIQEEEPQRYTIGRGTQRIGDKSVACHKLNYVYAVFYCHDIQDTKAYRVPLKMQHQQEDDVAIAVCHSDTSSWNPKHAAFQQLKVKPGTVPICHFLCSDTLFLVNKLLELK